Proteins from one Actinomycetes bacterium genomic window:
- a CDS encoding TIGR03085 family metal-binding protein: MTSFAQSERAALSELFLKVGPDAPTLCEGWDARDLAAHLVVRERRPDAAVGIVVKPLAGHLDSVQRGLAQGDYDRLVATVRSGPPFPLTLVDAQINTAEYFVHHEDVRRAQEGWEPRDLDPRLESALWKILKMRGRMLFRHSSVGVALRRPDGATHVAKGGEPMVTLVGPASELLLYAFGRSGHARVTVEGDPDAVSAFQGTELGL; the protein is encoded by the coding sequence ATGACCTCCTTCGCCCAGTCCGAGCGCGCCGCCCTGTCCGAGCTGTTCCTTAAGGTGGGCCCGGACGCCCCCACCCTGTGCGAGGGCTGGGACGCCCGTGACCTCGCCGCCCACCTGGTGGTGCGCGAGCGCCGGCCGGACGCCGCCGTGGGCATCGTGGTCAAGCCGCTGGCCGGTCACCTGGACTCGGTGCAACGCGGCCTGGCGCAAGGCGACTACGACCGGCTGGTGGCCACGGTCCGCTCCGGCCCGCCGTTCCCGCTGACGCTGGTGGACGCGCAGATCAACACCGCCGAGTACTTCGTGCACCACGAGGACGTCCGGCGCGCCCAGGAGGGCTGGGAGCCGCGGGACCTCGACCCGAGGCTCGAGTCGGCGCTGTGGAAGATCCTGAAGATGCGGGGTCGGATGCTGTTCCGGCACTCCTCGGTGGGGGTCGCGCTGCGAAGGCCGGACGGCGCGACCCACGTCGCCAAGGGCGGAGAGCCCATGGTCACCCTGGTCGGACCGGCCAGCGAGCTCCTGCTCTACGCGTTCGGGAGGAGCGGGCACGCGCGGGTGACCGTCGAGGGCGACCCGGACGCAGTGAGCGCTTTCCAGGGCACCGAGCTGGGGCTGTAG
- the hisI gene encoding phosphoribosyl-AMP cyclohydrolase, producing the protein MAGMSAAGTARPSSLDPAIAARLKRDEHGLVAAVAQQWDTGEVLMVGWMDDEALHRTLTTGRVVYWSRSRQEYWRKGDTSGHVQWVREVRLDCDGDAILVTVDQDGVACHTGTRSCFDAGLLPSTSDG; encoded by the coding sequence ATGGCCGGCATGTCCGCCGCCGGCACCGCCCGCCCGTCCTCCCTCGACCCGGCCATCGCCGCGCGGCTGAAGCGGGACGAGCACGGACTGGTGGCCGCCGTGGCCCAGCAGTGGGACACCGGCGAGGTGCTCATGGTGGGCTGGATGGACGACGAGGCCCTGCACCGGACCCTCACGACCGGCCGGGTCGTCTACTGGAGCCGCAGCCGGCAGGAGTACTGGCGCAAGGGCGACACCTCGGGCCACGTGCAGTGGGTCCGCGAGGTGCGCCTGGACTGCGACGGCGACGCCATCCTGGTCACGGTCGACCAGGACGGCGTCGCCTGCCACACCGGGACCCGCAGCTGCTTCGACGCGGGCCTGCTGCCGTCAACGAGCGACGGTTAG